In the genome of Colwellia sp. PAMC 21821, the window ATTTGTTGAATTGAGCGTTCACCATTTAATGGTTTCTCAATTGCTACATGCCAAAGCTCGCCAGTATGTTTAAAGCCTTTAACGCGCATTTCACCACCAATTTCAACAAGGTAGTTGTTAATGCCGTTCTCTTCGATAAACTCGGTAACTAAGTCAACACCGTAGCCTTTGGCAATAGTTGATAAATCAACGTAGAGATCAGGGGTGCTTTTACTTAGCATGCCATTTTCTAGTGTTAGTTTGTTTAAGCCTACCCGCGCTTTTGTCGCGTTGAGTAACTCAGCACTCGGCACAGTTTCTGGTCGATATTCCGGTCCAAAACCCCATAAATTAACTAAAGGTCCAACCGTAACGTCTAGTGCACCATCACTTAATCTCCCTAAACGTATCGCTTCTTTAATCACTCGCGCTAACCCTACTGAAACCTTAATGGGGGCAAGTGAGGTAGATTGATTAAACGTTGATAGCTCAGAGTCTTTAATATAGGTCGACATTTCCTGATTCAGCAGAACAAGTTGCGCATCAATACCTTGCTGAATTTTTTCTGCATCTAAATTTTCACCGACTAATTTAATATTATATGTGGTGCCCATCGTATGACCTTGAAGTAAGTATTCTGCACGGCCAAGATCATTACTAGGAAAGCAGCCACTAAGCATTAAAGCAGAAAACGCTACTACCACTAATTTAAACGCTAACAGGTGTCTTTTAAGTTTAAAATTATATTGCATTACAATATCCTTAATAAATTTTATTTAGCTAAAGTAACCGACTGATTAACTGTATTTTCTTTTAGCTAAATAAAATCACTACTTTAATAATTCATGAAAAACATATAAAAAGTAGGTATTAAAAAGGCGACCTAAGCCGCCTTTCATTACATGAATTTGTCAGCTTAATTAGCCGCCAAAGTCATCCAACATGATGTTTTCATCTTCAACACCCAAATCTTTCAACATATGAATAACCGCGGCGTTCATCATTGGAGGACCACACATGTAGTACTCACAATCTTCTGGCGCTTCATGGTCTTTCAAGTATTGCTCGTGCAATACATTATGAATAAAACCTGTCATGCCATCCCAGTTATCTTCTGGTTGTGGATCTGATAACGCAACATGCCATTCAAAGTTGTCATTTTCAGCCGCAAGGCCGTTATAATCATCTTCGTAGAACATTTCACGCTTAGAACGTGCACCATACCAGAACGACATTTTACGTTTAGATTGCAAACGCTTAAGTTGATCAAAAATGTGTGAACGCATTGGCGCCATACCAGCACCACCACCGATAAATACCATTTCATTTTCAGTTTCTTTAGCGAAAAACTCACCAAATGGACCTGAAATAGTCACTTTATCACCCGCTTTTAAGCTGAAAATATATGACGACATTTTACCTGCTGGTAAATGCAAACGTCCTGGAGGCGGCGTAGCAATACGCACGTTAAGCATAATAATGCCTTCTTCTTCAGGATAGTTCGCCATTGAGTAGGCACGTAACGTAGGCTCATCAACTTTTGATTCAACATCAAAAAAGCCAAAATGATTCCAATCACCTTTGTATTGGTCATCAATATCGAAGTCGCTATATTTTACATGATGCGCAGGCGCTTCAATTTGAATATAACCACCGGCTTTAAACGGTACAGATTCGCCATTAGGAATTTGTAACTTAAGCTCTTTAATGAAAGTTGCTTGGTTATCGTTAGAGATAACTTCACATTCCCATTGTTGAACTCCGAAGATTTCATCTTCAAGTACAATATCCATATCTTGTTTAACAGCAACTTGACAGGCTAAACGACAACCTTCTTTAGCTTCACGCTTGTTAATATGACCTGATTCAGTTGGTAGTATATCACCACCACCTGAATGTATTTCTACACGACATTGGCCACAAGTACCACCGCCACCACAAGCTGAAGGTATAAAAATACCTTGGTCAGCAAGTGCGCCTAAAAGCTTACCACCAGCCGCAGTTGTTACTGCTTTCTCTGGGTCACCATTGATGCTAATCGTAACGTCACCTGAAGATACTAACTTAGATTTGGCAAATAAAATCACCATTACCAAGGCTAGTACTATCACGGTAAACATCGATACGCCGAGAATAATAATTTCCATCGACTTTTCCTTTAATCTTATTTAAGGGTTTTAGCTAAGCTCATTGTATTTAAGCAAGTGCTAGCTAAAACCGACATTAACCTAAAGTGAAATACCACCGAAAGAAAGAAAGCCAAACGCCATCAATCCTGCAGTAATAAACGTAATACCTAAGCCTTTTAAGCCGTCAGGTACATCCGAGTATTTCATTTTTTCACGAATACCCGCTATCAGTACGATGGCTAACATCCAACCGATACCTGAGCCGATGCCATAAACGAAACTTTCGCCTAAGGTTAAGTTTTTCGCAACCATAAATGAAACACCACCGAAGATTGCACAGTTAACGGTGATCAAGGGTAAGAAAATACCAAGTGCTTGATAAAGCGCAGGGAAGTATTTATCTAAAACCATCTCAAGGATTTGTACTAATGCCGCAATCACACCAATAAAGGTAATGAAAGACAAGAAGCTTAAATCAATAGAGTCTTTTGCTTCAGTTACGCCCATTAAACTATCTAACGCACCTGGCGCTAAAATCGCTTGATAGATGATTTGGTTAACAGGTACCGCAATACCTAATACCACAACAACTGCAACACCAAGACCTATCGCTGTGCTTACTTTCTTAGACACCGCTAAGAAAGTACACATACCTAGGAAAAAGGTTAATGCCAAATTTTCAATAAATATGGTCTTAACAAATAAACTTAAATAATGTTCCATGATTGCTTAGTCCTTCTCTACTTGTGCTGGTTTCCACTGGCGAATTGACCAAATGATTAAACCGATAATGAAGAATGAGCTAAATGGTAAAACGAGTAAGCCATTACCTTGGTACCAACCACCGTTTTGCACTAAGGCAAAAACTTCGTAACCAAATAAAGTACCAAAACCAAATAGTTCACGGAAGAATGCAACAATGATCAATACAGCACCGTAGCCTAAACCATTACCAATACCGTCTAAAAAGCTCACGCCTGGCTTTTCTTTCATAGCAAAAGCTTCAGCACGACCCATTACAATACAGTTAGTAATGATTAAACCAATAAACATCGACAGTTCTTTTGATAGTTGATAAGAGAAAGCCTTTAAGACTTGGTCAACTAAAATTACCAGTGATGCAATAATCGCCATTTGCACAATAATACGCACACTTGATGGAATTTGATTACGAATAAGTGAAATAAACAAATTCGAAAAGCCCGTCACAAACATTACCGCAATGGTCATTACCATGGCGTTTGCCATTGAACTTGTAACGGCTAGCGCAGAACAAACACCCAGTACTTGCAACGCGATAGGGTTATTATCAACAACAGGTCCAAATAAAACCTTTTTAGTATCAGTAGCCATTAGTTCAACCCTCCAGCGCGATAGTTAGTAATGAATGGACCATAACCTTCTTCACCAAGCCAAAAATGTAAAGTTGTTTCAACACCGTTACTGGTTAATGTTGCGCCTGAAAGAGCATCAACGCCATGAACATCACCAGATTTAGCGCCACCTTTAACAATTTGAATAGCTATGTTGTTTTGCTCATCAAACATTTTCTTACCTGGCCATAAAGCTTTCCAGTTAGGGTTAAGTACTTCAGCACCTAAACCTGGAGTTTCTTTAAGGTCAGAATAGATTACGCTTTTAACAGTATTAAGGTCAGACTCTAAACCAACAAAACCGTACATAAGATCCCACAAGCCAGAGCCAACAATTGGCAATACAATTGTTGTTACTTTACCTTGCTCGTCTTTAACAAGATAAACCACGGCATTTTTAGCAACACGGTTTAAACTAGCAATATCATTTTCAGGTTTAAAACTCTTAGCAGGGTCACGTGCGTCAGCACGCTCTTCAAACGAGTTAACATCACCTTCAACAACTTTACCTGTTTCAAGACTGATCATTTTAGCTTCAACACGATTGTTATAAAGTCCAACGATATCGTCGCCTGCAAGTGCTAATAAACCGGCAGTTTCAAGAATTTTAGTTTGCTTATCAAGCAACTTATTCGCCGTTTGCAATGGTTTTAAAACCACCGCAGAAGTCGATACTAAGGCAGCACAAACTAAACAAATAATAAATACAAACCCGACTGTTCTGCCGAAAGTTTCTTTCTTTTTAGTATCAGACATTGCGAGCAAGCCTCCGTTTGATGTTCCCTTGAACCACAAAGTAGTCGAAAAGAGGTGCAAACAAGTTAGCGAATAAAATAGCTAACATCATACCTTCTGGGAATGCTGGGTTAACAACACGTACCAATACCACCATGATACCCACTAAAGCACCAAACCAGTATTTACCGGTGTTAGTAAATGACGCTGATACAGGATCTGTCGCCATAAACATCATACCAAAGGCAAAACCACCCGTAACTAGGTGCCAATACCAAGGCATAGCGAACATTGCATTAGTATCACTACCAATAGCGTTCAATAGCATTGACATAACAACCATACCGGCAAACACACCTAAAACGATACGCCATGAAGCAATACCTTTATAAAGAATGTATGCACCACCAAGTAGAATCATCGCGGTAGACACTTCACCAACAGAACCTGGAATATAACCCCAGAATGCATTCCACCAGTCAGCATTAACAGTGTATTCAATTAAACCTTGGTTCGCTGCACTAAGCGCAGTTGCACCAGAGAAACCATCAGCAGCAACCCAAACAGCATCGCCAGATATTTCACTTGGATAAGCAAAGAATAAAAACGCACGACCTGCTAATGCAGGGTTTAAGAAGTTTTTACCTGTACCACCAAATACTTCTTTGGCAATAACAATACCAAAAGTAATACCGATAGCCGCTTGCCATAATGGGATAGTTGCAGGCAGGATTAAGGCGAAAAGTATTGAACTAACAAAGAAACCTTCGTTAACTTCATGTTTGCGTACTGAGGCAAACAACACTTCCCAAAAACCACCCACTACAAACACAGTTGCATAGATAGGTAAGAAGAACATAGCACCGTAAAACATCATGCTGAACCAACCAGATTCAACCGACAAGCTACCGCCCAACATTTCAAACAAACCTACTTGCCACGTATCAGGTAAAGCATAACCAGCCGCTAATGCGTCAGTTGCTTGAAAACCTATGTTGTACATACCCCAGAACATGGCAGGGAAAACCGCTAACCATACTGTGATCATGATACGTTTAAGATCAATACTGTCACGAACGTGTGTTTGACCTTTATTCACTTGGCCAGGTGTAAATAACCCTGTAGCAACGGCTTCGTAAAGCGCATACCAAGTTTCAAGTTTACCGCCTTTTTCAAATTGCGGTTCGATATCTTCAATAAACTTTTTCAAGCCCATGACTAACCTTCCTTCTCAATTGTGGTTAGGCAATCACGAAGGATCACACCGTAATCTGTTTTGCCTGGGCAAACAAACGTACACAAGGCTAAATCTTCTTCATCAAGCTCTAAGGCACCAAGTTGTTGCGCGCCGTCAGTATCGCCGGCACATAAATCGCGCAATAACATAGTTGGCAATATATCTAATGGCATAACGCGTTCGAAGTTGCCAATTGGCACCATAGCACGTGCACTACCATTAGTCGTTGTGGTCATATTGAACAACTTCTTAGAGAAGAAGTGCCCCATGTAAGCACGCGTTACTGAAAACTTGTTAGGTCCAGGGTACATATAGCCAACAAACTCTTTTTCTCTGCCTTCAAGGATCAGAGAAATTTGTGTGTGATAGCGACCTAAATATCCCTTAACACCTGAAGCAACAGAACCTAATAATAACGAGCCCGAAACTACACGTAACTCACCATCAAGTTTTTCATTGGCAGTAATTTCTGCAACGCTTCCACCTAAGGTAGTACGAATTAAGCGAGGATTTTTGGCAGCAGGACCAGCTAAAGAAATAACACGACGGCTATCTAATTCACCAGTAGTAAATAACTGACCGATGGCAATAACATCTTGGTAACCAACATGCCATGCAACATTATCAGCACTAACAGGCTTCAAAAAGTGCATATGTGTACCCACTAAACCAGCAGGATGCTTACCAGCAAATTCATTTACATTTGCAGATGAATTAACGGCAATGTCGCTACCTGGTGCTTTGCTAACAAATACTTCACCGTCAGTTAAACGAGCAAGCACAGATAAACCATTAACGAAGGCTTCACTTTGCTCGGCAATTATAACCGCAGGATCTGCAGCAAGAGGATTAGTATCCATTGCACTAACAAATACAGCAACAGGTACAGAATCTATAGCGGGAACTTTACTAAATGGTCGCGTACGCAATGCAGTCCACAAACCTGAGTTAACTAGGTTTGAAACAACGTCTTCGCGTGCGATTGAGTTAAGTTCGTTAGCAGCATAGCGAGTAAACGTTTCTTGCTCATTGCCGCCAATTTCGATGACAACAGATTGCAATACGCGCTTTTCACCACGATTTATTTCTTTAACAACACCTGAAGCTTGAGCTGTGAATTTAACGCCAGGATTCTTTTTATCTTCAAAAAGTGCCTGACC includes:
- a CDS encoding Na(+)-translocating NADH-quinone reductase subunit C, coding for MSDTKKKETFGRTVGFVFIICLVCAALVSTSAVVLKPLQTANKLLDKQTKILETAGLLALAGDDIVGLYNNRVEAKMISLETGKVVEGDVNSFEERADARDPAKSFKPENDIASLNRVAKNAVVYLVKDEQGKVTTIVLPIVGSGLWDLMYGFVGLESDLNTVKSVIYSDLKETPGLGAEVLNPNWKALWPGKKMFDEQNNIAIQIVKGGAKSGDVHGVDALSGATLTSNGVETTLHFWLGEEGYGPFITNYRAGGLN
- the nqrF gene encoding NADH:ubiquinone reductase (Na(+)-transporting) subunit F → MEIIILGVSMFTVIVLALVMVILFAKSKLVSSGDVTISINGDPEKAVTTAAGGKLLGALADQGIFIPSACGGGGTCGQCRVEIHSGGGDILPTESGHINKREAKEGCRLACQVAVKQDMDIVLEDEIFGVQQWECEVISNDNQATFIKELKLQIPNGESVPFKAGGYIQIEAPAHHVKYSDFDIDDQYKGDWNHFGFFDVESKVDEPTLRAYSMANYPEEEGIIMLNVRIATPPPGRLHLPAGKMSSYIFSLKAGDKVTISGPFGEFFAKETENEMVFIGGGAGMAPMRSHIFDQLKRLQSKRKMSFWYGARSKREMFYEDDYNGLAAENDNFEWHVALSDPQPEDNWDGMTGFIHNVLHEQYLKDHEAPEDCEYYMCGPPMMNAAVIHMLKDLGVEDENIMLDDFGG
- a CDS encoding NADH:ubiquinone reductase (Na(+)-transporting) subunit B — protein: MGLKKFIEDIEPQFEKGGKLETWYALYEAVATGLFTPGQVNKGQTHVRDSIDLKRIMITVWLAVFPAMFWGMYNIGFQATDALAAGYALPDTWQVGLFEMLGGSLSVESGWFSMMFYGAMFFLPIYATVFVVGGFWEVLFASVRKHEVNEGFFVSSILFALILPATIPLWQAAIGITFGIVIAKEVFGGTGKNFLNPALAGRAFLFFAYPSEISGDAVWVAADGFSGATALSAANQGLIEYTVNADWWNAFWGYIPGSVGEVSTAMILLGGAYILYKGIASWRIVLGVFAGMVVMSMLLNAIGSDTNAMFAMPWYWHLVTGGFAFGMMFMATDPVSASFTNTGKYWFGALVGIMVVLVRVVNPAFPEGMMLAILFANLFAPLFDYFVVQGNIKRRLARNV
- the nqrE gene encoding NADH:ubiquinone reductase (Na(+)-transporting) subunit E, yielding MEHYLSLFVKTIFIENLALTFFLGMCTFLAVSKKVSTAIGLGVAVVVVLGIAVPVNQIIYQAILAPGALDSLMGVTEAKDSIDLSFLSFITFIGVIAALVQILEMVLDKYFPALYQALGIFLPLITVNCAIFGGVSFMVAKNLTLGESFVYGIGSGIGWMLAIVLIAGIREKMKYSDVPDGLKGLGITFITAGLMAFGFLSFGGISL
- a CDS encoding NADH:ubiquinone reductase (Na(+)-transporting) subunit D, with protein sequence MATDTKKVLFGPVVDNNPIALQVLGVCSALAVTSSMANAMVMTIAVMFVTGFSNLFISLIRNQIPSSVRIIVQMAIIASLVILVDQVLKAFSYQLSKELSMFIGLIITNCIVMGRAEAFAMKEKPGVSFLDGIGNGLGYGAVLIIVAFFRELFGFGTLFGYEVFALVQNGGWYQGNGLLVLPFSSFFIIGLIIWSIRQWKPAQVEKD
- a CDS encoding FAD:protein FMN transferase, with the protein product MQYNFKLKRHLLAFKLVVVAFSALMLSGCFPSNDLGRAEYLLQGHTMGTTYNIKLVGENLDAEKIQQGIDAQLVLLNQEMSTYIKDSELSTFNQSTSLAPIKVSVGLARVIKEAIRLGRLSDGALDVTVGPLVNLWGFGPEYRPETVPSAELLNATKARVGLNKLTLENGMLSKSTPDLYVDLSTIAKGYGVDLVTEFIEENGINNYLVEIGGEMRVKGFKHTGELWHVAIEKPLNGERSIQQIIIPKDNAVATSGDYRIYFEADGQRFSHIIDPKNGKPINHKLVSVTVIHPSSMTADGLSTAMMVMGEEKALAFAEANGIAAYIIAKTDHGFVEQSTVKFMQYLK